GATCTTCACTCGTCTTCTCCTCAATTCCAACATCATTCTCCAATTGCTTCTCCTCCTCTCTGCCATCTTGACTCGATGCAACCACAGGCTCGGCTGGAGTAGATGGGAGTTCTTCATTCTCAGTGTTGTGGTCAGTGATAGGACCCAGGGTTGCAGAAAATAAAGAGACCGTCTCTCTTGATGGACTCTCACCGGTTTCTCCTTCATTAATATTTTCCATTGGGATGTCTTCTATGATACCAATATCTTCTGAATCATTAGATAAGGAATCAGCCTCACCTTCCTTCTGCACTGGCATCATACTTAGGTTCAATGAAGAGAATGAGGCAGATGCTCTCGGAGATGCAGTTCCAGTGATGCGTTGAAAGTTGCCGCCCTCTCCAGAGTTCAGACACATAAACTGTTCACCACTTTCCATCTCTTCTTGCTGCCCAAAACAGAggcaaataagaaaattaaaatttgcaTGTCGAAAATCAGGAGTATTGATCATTAGCTTACATTATTATTTAGTACCTCTGTTGCCAATGAGTTGTTACTAAGATGATAAAACGAAGATGGTTCCTGGAATGTTTGTTGTAGTTGTCCAAGTAACGATCCTGTGTTGTTGTCTCCTGCATCGAATAAATCCCTTAGAACCATACCGGAATCATTAACAGCTTGCATGTTCCTCATGGCAGATCTTTCAAGCAGAGTCATTTCAATTCCTTGTTCGTCTTGCGGCTGCGTCATATTCCCGTTACAGTCTATCAAGGGGGTGCATCTCCCAGAGAGAACCTCGATGCCCGTATTGTTATTGACGGGCACTGGACTTTCGCAGGACTGGTCCTGTTCATTAATCACTTCCCGTGAACGGTTTTCAAGGAGTTCAAAAATTAACTTCTCGATCAGAGTACGCTTCAGTGAGGCTTCCGCAGGAGGGAACCAGTTTAGATAAAGCTggaaaaaacagagaaaaagcaTGATCAGCAAACAAAAAGAGACTGAAAAATGCAAATCCAACTGTCCTTAGTTCAGCTCAATTTAGAGACTATATGTTCCGACTCTTTCGATCCGATACATGAGAGGTAACAATTAGAGTATAGACTTACAAAGTTGGAAGCATTGTATATCTTGAAAGGACTGAAATTCTGGGGAGCTTCAGCAAGAAATAGCTCCAAATAGTGCAGTAGAAAGAGGCCACAGTCGAATGAGTTCTCCTGCTGTGGCAACTGAAGTAGAAAAAGCAAGTCAGAAGATCACATAAACTAAATCATTAACTAACAGTGaaaaaagttatattatatCACAGGAAAAAAATGGGTTTCAAAAGAGATAAAGAACGTATAAAAGCCTAGaggcaaaaaatttaaagactAGAGGCCACACCTCAAGTGAGACAAACCGCAAATTCATGAATTTGGAAGAAATATCATCCGGTGTGTCCTTATGCCTTTCCTTCCACTCCTCGCACAAATAACTAAAGTCGGCAAAATGCTGTTGTTAGCAACTTGCACTACCAGCTTAAATCTTGAACATGGATTAATTCAAAAGGACCAGAGCATGTATACAACATATTCTCAAACGGATAAGGTAAAGACAGtatcaagaaaatatattagtatctCGTTGGGCAAGGGAGAAACGTAAATAAACGACATATATCAAATGCTGCCAAACGCAGAAGAGACGGAGATTAGAAGACAATTGAAACATGGCTGTAAGGGAGCTAACATACCTTTGGACTAGATTCTTAAGCCCTGCATGGCTCCCTTTTATAGAATCCATATGTAATATGCATGGTACTTTTGGGGAGTCATCTAAGTCTAGATCTGCAGAATCCAACATAATATAATATGCTGAATGATAATGAAATAGTAATAAATAAAGTAACATGTGACATTACCTGTACAATTAGCCACTTCACCAGGATGACATATGATTATCAAACTCCAGTGAAGACTGTCATTACCATTTAGCAGTGTCAGATTTGGAACTCAATACACatcaaacataaataaaagtgccaTAAAAATGTTCGTACCTGAAATTCACCGGTACAAAAATGTAGTCCTTCCCAAACATGTCCACCTTCCTTGTCCATTTCCGGACACGTAAAAAAGCAGCCTTTCCATCGGCTATACTCGATGGATCTTTGTCGAGATCAGCAAGTTTACGGAAGAAAAAGCTGTTAAAGAAATGGAATCTCTGTCTCTCCTCCGCTTGAATCTGATTCTTCAAATAACTGTGAATAATAGAATAATACACTAAGCTGTCAATAATTAAGGTTAGCATCACAAGAAGAATTCAGTAAGACTACAATAGTAAAATTGTGTATTATATTGAGACCATCAACTAAGTAAGAGATTCAACTGTGTGATGAAAGTAATTTAACACGAACCCCAATAGACACTACAACGCATGCCAGAGCCTATACTATCTGTCAACATTCCATCAGAGAGAAGAACTTACTTAATATAGAAGTCAATGATTGTGTCATTCACAAATGTCTCTGGCTGCAAGAGCTCAACATCTCTTTTGCAAACGGAAACAGCATCTGGATCTCCCTTTGGATATACAACATCCTCAAATGGTTCATCAAAGCtgaaaagacaacataaaactCGCAGTTCAATATGAAATGCCACCTACCAGTGGTTTAAATTCTTCCAGTTAACTACTTCAGAGAGCCATAGAATATAAGTATCGACGTACTTTGGAAATTTTTACCCCAAAAGCAAAACAGAAGACAGCGTCTTGTTACAAAAGAATAAAATACAGCTCCTATAGATCACTCTTACCGTGGAAAATAACGCTTCCGTTGATGCAAGTTGTCCCCTGATACTTCCACGTCCTCACTACAATAAAGAAACAGTTATGGATGACTTGGAAGTTGGAACAATAAGTCACCAAAGTACTCAGAATgtaactaaaaccaaaaatgaGTCCAGTGCCCTTCTCCTAATATTTGGTCCAGTTTGCTAGTGACTTAAGGTTTTCTCCCCTCATACGGTTCTAACCAAATGACTCGTACTCGTAGTTATGCAGCAAATAAATTTTCTTGTCATCACAGCAtgcaatcaaaattttgaaatgaaaGTGGCAAAAAGAAGCTTACTCGAGGTCAGCACTCCATACAGCCGGGTATTTCACATGCAGCGAGTTAATTTGTTGTTGCTTCTCAGGCCAATTGTGATCTTTAACTGCAAACTTTAACTCCTCAATGTCTGGAAACCACACGAAGCAGTATAAAAGTTAGAAGAGGGATCCTTTAGTGTTGGAAAGAGCTGAGGATTTAAAAGCCACTGTTCGATTTTTgctgaaataaaaattaataaaaatttcttttatGAATCTTGGTCCTGCAACTAATTATTGTATATACGATTTTAACAAGATATCTAGTTGCAGGCAAACATTCTGTGATAAACCCAAATAGCTTATATACAGTAACCGAGTAAGTGAGCATACCTGTGGTGTGTTGCCCATCTTCATGGCATTTTTCATCCTTTAATAAAACTCGAATTCTAAGAATAATCACTCCAACCTATGAAAGCGACCAGCAAAAATTGTAAAACTGACAGAGGTTCATATGTGCAAAATAGAAAGTGCGCCCATCACGTATCTTTCAAACTGGAAGCAGACCATAAATGAAAAACTCACATTTTGGTACCAATTGTATTGAATACCAACTATGTCTTCAACTCCAAATTCACAACAGAATGGCCCTTCTTCACTATTATCAGGGTAGCTCTTTATTTTGATTCCATTGCATGAAAAGATTACCAGAGACGCAGCACAAGGCATATCCTTAAGCACAACATACTCTGGAATCATGATAACAGCCGTGTTTCTGTCGATCTGCCAAGTGGAAAGCGTTACTTGACAATTGTAACTCTTACTTTGAACATTCAGGCACAATTAAAAGAAACCTTACTGTAGtgtaatctaaaaatatatccAGATGTATAAACTATCAAACCGTCCCATCAGAAATGTTGCTAAGAGGAATACCCATATTCCAAGTCTTAAAATTATAAGCGTTGACATGAAATTTTTAAGCTCACAAACAACAGAGTgcgaaataattaaaataattaggCTAAAGAAAGCAGGTTGCATTATTTTCAATGTATATACTACAATCTAAATTATATTGGAATTTTTTTCTCTCCTATTAGGGACCTCTTTCCGTTAGGCGGTTCATCGGGTTGAAAGTGAAAGTCGTCAAAAAGTGGCGGGGGAAGAGAAGCCATCTCCGAGACCATTCCAGAGAATGAACAAACAAAGAAGCCCGACTCATGCATATAAAGGCTAAAAAATTCTGGCGGAAGATTTAAAGCCATTGgttaaaaaacaagaaaactcATTACCTTTTCCATGCCATCGAAGCAGTGTTCAGCCATCCAATCTTTTAGCGCATATAACATTGAAATCAATATCTAGTTACACATAGGAGGACATCAAAGCATACATATAAGGAAATATAACAAAAAGCCTTTAAGATGTACCTTCATCACCTTCTGAATCAGAAGCTTCACTCAACGCGGATTGATCACTCAAGCTTTCATCAATAGCTGACATCATATCATTTCGATCCTCCTGCACATGTAAAGAGGTTACAAACACAAGCTAAAATTTTTGAAGGCTTTCTCgtatacaaaaaataaagcaaTACAAGATAGATTTACATACACTGGATGAGGAATCCGAAAATGGTGAGTTAAGCTGGGGTTGACTATAAGACGAAGTTTCGGCGTAGAAACTCTTTGCGCTTGGCTGACAAGAAAAACTTTCCAGTCCATGATCTTCATCTGTTTCTTTCATGAGGTCTTCAGTAACCAAACCAAACATCAATCCCTGATTATCGTGTTCTACATCTGCTTCTTTTTCACGGTCTTCAGTATTCAAACCAAACATCAATCTATGATTATCGTCCTCTACATCTGCTTCTTTTCCACGGTCTTCGGTATTCAAACCAAACACCAATCCATGATCTACATCTTTTTCGGTCAAATGGTCTCTGGTTGAATCATCAGGTTCTGTTGCTAAAGCAGGAGCATCTTCACAATGACGATCGACTACATCAGTAGCAGCCTCTGCACAGCTCGCGCCTTCAACTTCTTTAAGAGCAGATTCCTCCTGGCAAGCTGACAGCAATTAACAATGTTCATAAGCCTTTATATGATGCAAACGTGTAAAAATTCTGGAGAAACAGTGCAAATCATTATATAACTAACCAAAAAAATTCTAATCAGAGCAGCATTTAGCATCACTAACTCATACATGCTCAAGAAACGAAGCAATGTTCACTCAATTGTACGATAGAGGT
The window above is part of the Brassica napus cultivar Da-Ae chromosome C8, Da-Ae, whole genome shotgun sequence genome. Proteins encoded here:
- the LOC106453138 gene encoding probable ubiquitin-like-specific protease 2B isoform X2 yields the protein MKKNIDVFDFNEEDELAESASGKLLEKFANPSSSISPALQCRRIQSSCQEESALKEVEGASCAEAATDVVDRHCEDAPALATEPDDSTRDHLTEKDVDHGLVFGLNTEDRGKEADVEDDNHRLMFGLNTEDREKEADVEHDNQGLMFGLVTEDLMKETDEDHGLESFSCQPSAKSFYAETSSYSQPQLNSPFSDSSSSEDRNDMMSAIDESLSDQSALSEASDSEGDEDWMAEHCFDGMEKIDRNTAVIMIPEYVVLKDMPCAASLVIFSCNGIKIKSYPDNSEEGPFCCEFGVEDIVGIQYNWYQNVGVIILRIRVLLKDEKCHEDGQHTTDIEELKFAVKDHNWPEKQQQINSLHVKYPAVWSADLDEDVEVSGDNLHQRKRYFPRFDEPFEDVVYPKGDPDAVSVCKRDVELLQPETFVNDTIIDFYINYLKNQIQAEERQRFHFFNSFFFRKLADLDKDPSSIADGKAAFLRVRKWTRKVDMFGKDYIFVPVNFSLHWSLIIICHPGEVANCTDLDLDDSPKVPCILHMDSIKGSHAGLKNLVQSYLCEEWKERHKDTPDDISSKFMNLRFVSLELPQQENSFDCGLFLLHYLELFLAEAPQNFSPFKIYNASNFLYLNWFPPAEASLKRTLIEKLIFELLENRSREVINEQDQSCESPVPVNNNTGIEVLSGRCTPLIDCNGNMTQPQDEQGIEMTLLERSAMRNMQAVNDSGMVLRDLFDAGDNNTGSLLGQLQQTFQEPSSFYHLSNNSLATEQEEMESGEQFMCLNSGEGGNFQRITGTASPRASASFSSLNLSMMPVQKEGEADSLSNDSEDIGIIEDIPMENINEGETGESPSRETVSLFSATLGPITDHNTENEELPSTPAEPVVASSQDGREEEKQLENDVGIEEKTSEDLKMGDKTSCDLGIEDKTGEDLVIKDKTNEAPGIGDKTSEALGIEDKNNEDPAIEDKTSEVPGIVDKMSEDLGIEEDKISKDLGIEEKTSEGVGDGYDKKEKEPMEEEEEEEEKRAAKRPRLSSTGELEEMEIN
- the LOC106453138 gene encoding probable ubiquitin-like-specific protease 2B isoform X1, producing the protein MKKNIDVFDFNEEDELAESASGKLLEKFANPSSSISPALQCRRIQSSCQEESALKEVEGASCAEAATDVVDRHCEDAPALATEPDDSTRDHLTEKDVDHGLVFGLNTEDRGKEADVEDDNHRLMFGLNTEDREKEADVEHDNQGLMFGLVTEDLMKETDEDHGLESFSCQPSAKSFYAETSSYSQPQLNSPFSDSSSSEDRNDMMSAIDESLSDQSALSEASDSEGDEDWMAEHCFDGMEKIDRNTAVIMIPEYVVLKDMPCAASLVIFSCNGIKIKSYPDNSEEGPFCCEFGVEDIVGIQYNWYQNVGVIILRIRVLLKDEKCHEDGQHTTDIEELKFAVKDHNWPEKQQQINSLHVKYPAVWSADLDEDVEVSGDNLHQRKRYFPRFDEPFEDVVYPKGDPDAVSVCKRDVELLQPETFVNDTIIDFYINYLKNQIQAEERQRFHFFNSFFFRKLADLDKDPSSIADGKAAFLRVRKWTRKVDMFGKDYIFVPVNFSLHWSLIIICHPGEVANCTDLDLDDSPKVPCILHMDSIKGSHAGLKNLVQSYLCEEWKERHKDTPDDISSKFMNLRFVSLELPQQENSFDCGLFLLHYLELFLAEAPQNFSPFKIYNASNFLYLNWFPPAEASLKRTLIEKLIFELLENRSREVINEQDQSCESPVPVNNNTGIEVLSGRCTPLIDCNGNMTQPQDEQGIEMTLLERSAMRNMQAVNDSGMVLRDLFDAGDNNTGSLLGQLQQTFQEPSSFYHLSNNSLATEVLNNNQEEMESGEQFMCLNSGEGGNFQRITGTASPRASASFSSLNLSMMPVQKEGEADSLSNDSEDIGIIEDIPMENINEGETGESPSRETVSLFSATLGPITDHNTENEELPSTPAEPVVASSQDGREEEKQLENDVGIEEKTSEDLKMGDKTSCDLGIEDKTGEDLVIKDKTNEAPGIGDKTSEALGIEDKNNEDPAIEDKTSEVPGIVDKMSEDLGIEEDKISKDLGIEEKTSEGVGDGYDKKEKEPMEEEEEEEEKRAAKRPRLSSTGELEEMEIN